From Pseudarthrobacter equi, a single genomic window includes:
- a CDS encoding AI-2E family transporter, with protein MTPNADDATQSRPSPAPATAAPLRVLTDRELDRDIPYGVRIAASWSWRLGLILLMAGTLIWLLSHITFLIIPVMVAALLAGLLSPVTAWLKRRGLPAGLAVAATVLGFIAVISGALALVGRQLVIGFGELWQQALEGVRQVQTWLSDGPLHLTAAQIDQYVKEASDALQNNSSSILSGALSFGSTAGHFAAGLLLALFILIFFLLEGDRIWAFLVRLLPRRARAAAFGAGRKGWASMVSYARIQMFVAAVDAIGIGVGAAIIGVPLALPLGVLVFLGSFIPVVGALVTGVIAVLLALVANGPVNALIMLAIVLAVQQLEGHILQPLVMGKAVSLHPVAVILSVAAGSYLAGIPGALFSVPILAVANSAIRYIAARTWEHEQVPVIAGRPLTAPAGGDNTIEDVEPPKDFGGERDTSDGTTAEHRGAHSASQRGAGDEPRGE; from the coding sequence ATGACGCCCAATGCGGACGACGCTACCCAGTCCAGGCCATCTCCAGCCCCCGCCACGGCGGCACCCCTCCGGGTCCTGACGGACCGTGAGCTGGACCGGGACATCCCGTACGGTGTGCGGATTGCCGCATCCTGGTCCTGGCGCCTGGGCCTCATCCTCCTGATGGCCGGCACGCTGATCTGGCTCCTGAGCCACATCACCTTCCTCATCATCCCGGTCATGGTGGCGGCGCTCCTCGCGGGGCTGCTGAGCCCGGTCACGGCCTGGCTGAAGCGGCGCGGGCTGCCCGCCGGCCTTGCCGTCGCCGCCACTGTCCTTGGCTTTATCGCAGTGATCTCCGGTGCGCTGGCCCTGGTCGGCCGGCAGCTGGTGATCGGCTTCGGCGAATTGTGGCAGCAGGCGCTCGAAGGCGTGCGGCAGGTCCAGACGTGGCTCTCCGACGGGCCGCTGCACCTGACGGCGGCCCAGATCGACCAGTACGTCAAGGAGGCCAGCGACGCACTGCAGAACAACAGCAGCAGCATCCTCAGCGGCGCCCTCTCCTTTGGCAGTACCGCCGGACACTTTGCCGCCGGATTGCTCCTCGCCCTGTTCATCCTCATTTTCTTCCTGCTGGAGGGAGACCGGATCTGGGCGTTCCTGGTTCGGCTGCTTCCGCGACGGGCGCGGGCCGCCGCCTTCGGCGCCGGACGCAAGGGCTGGGCCTCCATGGTCAGCTACGCGCGCATCCAGATGTTCGTTGCAGCTGTGGATGCGATCGGCATCGGCGTGGGCGCCGCGATCATCGGTGTACCCCTGGCCCTTCCCCTGGGCGTGCTGGTGTTCCTGGGTTCATTCATCCCGGTGGTGGGTGCCCTGGTGACCGGCGTGATTGCCGTCCTGCTGGCACTGGTTGCCAACGGCCCCGTGAATGCGCTGATCATGCTCGCCATCGTGCTTGCGGTCCAGCAGCTCGAAGGCCACATCCTGCAGCCGCTGGTCATGGGCAAGGCCGTTTCGCTCCACCCGGTAGCCGTCATCCTCAGCGTTGCCGCCGGTTCCTACCTTGCCGGCATCCCGGGTGCACTGTTTTCGGTACCCATCCTGGCCGTAGCAAACTCGGCCATTCGCTACATCGCCGCCAGAACATGGGAACATGAACAGGTGCCGGTGATTGCCGGGAGGCCCCTGACAGCTCCGGCTGGCGGGGACAACACCATTGAAGACGTTGAGCCGCCCAAGGACTTTGGCGGCGAACGCGACACGTCTGACGGCACCACAGCTGAACACCGCGGTGCCCACTCCGCATCCCAGCGGGGCGCCGGGGACGAACCAAGAGGAGAGTAG
- a CDS encoding rhomboid family intramembrane serine protease, with the protein MRNGDFRERQTTAARAKGGLLVLGGFVALLFVIELFNTLTLGSLTRTFGLRPRSADGLLDIFTFPLLHANLNHLLSNSLPLIIFGFLVFLSGLRVFLTALGLSWLGSGITVWLIGDGGITVGSSGLVFGLFAFLLVRGFFNRSWKQILLAVVLFMGYGSILFGMLPIVSGFVSWQAHLGGAAGGVVAALILRPRSGDDRQRDRAIPL; encoded by the coding sequence ATGCGGAACGGGGACTTCCGGGAGCGGCAAACGACGGCGGCGCGCGCCAAGGGCGGGCTGCTCGTCCTGGGCGGGTTTGTGGCACTCCTCTTCGTCATTGAGCTGTTCAACACGCTGACGCTGGGGTCGTTGACGCGCACGTTCGGACTGCGGCCCCGGAGCGCTGATGGGCTCCTGGACATCTTCACGTTTCCGCTGCTGCATGCCAACCTGAACCACCTGCTGTCCAACAGCCTGCCGCTGATCATCTTCGGCTTCCTGGTGTTTCTCTCCGGGCTCCGGGTTTTCCTGACTGCCCTCGGGCTCAGCTGGCTGGGATCGGGAATCACCGTCTGGCTGATCGGCGACGGCGGGATCACCGTAGGGTCCTCAGGCCTGGTCTTCGGACTCTTTGCCTTCCTCCTGGTCCGCGGCTTCTTCAACCGCAGCTGGAAACAGATCCTCCTGGCCGTGGTCCTGTTCATGGGCTACGGCAGCATCCTGTTCGGCATGCTGCCCATCGTGTCCGGCTTCGTTTCCTGGCAGGCCCACCTGGGCGGAGCCGCCGGGGGAGTGGTGGCCGCACTGATCCTCCGCCCGCGTTCGGGCGACGACCGGCAGCGGGACCGCGCAATTCCCCTGTAG
- a CDS encoding Bax inhibitor-1/YccA family protein, whose amino-acid sequence MALGGNPIFNGKSFRGATQAPPAPQAYGGAPYGQQAYGQQPYAQAPYGQQTWNAQPQGMTDNQLQDMYNQPSAGPADTGRMTFDDVIVKTAACLGVLILGAAVTLTVGLGLASLLMIVGALGGFVLALVNTFKKQPSPALILAYAGLEGLFLGGLTRILDTQYPGVGLQAVVGTLSVFAVTLLLFKSGKVRATPKAMRFFMIALGGYALFSVVNLVMMLTGVTQEPFGLRSGVIGVVIGLLAIGLAAFSLIMDFTSIEAGVRSGAPQRFSWTAAFGLTVTLAWLYVEIIRLLAILRGDD is encoded by the coding sequence ATGGCACTTGGCGGAAACCCGATCTTCAACGGAAAGAGCTTCCGTGGAGCCACCCAGGCACCGCCTGCCCCGCAGGCCTATGGCGGCGCCCCCTACGGCCAGCAGGCTTACGGCCAGCAGCCGTACGCCCAGGCACCCTACGGCCAGCAGACCTGGAACGCCCAGCCGCAGGGCATGACGGACAACCAGCTCCAGGACATGTACAACCAGCCGTCGGCCGGCCCGGCGGATACCGGCCGGATGACTTTCGATGACGTGATCGTCAAAACGGCGGCCTGCCTCGGCGTTCTCATCCTCGGCGCGGCAGTCACCCTGACCGTCGGCCTGGGGCTCGCGTCGCTGCTCATGATCGTCGGTGCCCTCGGCGGCTTCGTCCTGGCCCTCGTCAACACGTTCAAGAAGCAGCCTTCTCCTGCGCTGATCCTGGCCTACGCCGGCCTTGAGGGGCTCTTCCTTGGCGGCCTGACCCGCATCCTCGATACCCAGTACCCGGGCGTCGGCCTGCAGGCAGTGGTGGGCACACTCTCCGTGTTTGCCGTCACCTTGCTGCTGTTCAAGAGCGGCAAGGTCCGCGCCACCCCCAAGGCCATGCGCTTCTTCATGATCGCCCTTGGCGGTTACGCCCTGTTCTCAGTGGTCAACCTGGTCATGATGCTGACCGGCGTCACCCAGGAGCCCTTCGGCCTGCGCAGCGGCGTGATCGGCGTTGTTATCGGCCTGCTCGCCATCGGCCTCGCAGCCTTCTCGCTGATCATGGACTTCACCAGCATTGAAGCCGGCGTCCGCAGCGGCGCCCCGCAGCGCTTCTCCTGGACCGCGGCCTTCGGCCTGACGGTCACTCTGGCCTGGCTCTACGTGGAGATCATCCGCCTGCTGGCAATCCTCCGCGGCGACGACTAG
- the galT gene encoding galactose-1-phosphate uridylyltransferase gives MTAITSTRLSDGRELIYFDDPGTNAARATGATDQRGLPPRGEPGEVRFDALTDEWVAVAAHRQARTHLPPADQCPICPTTPNNPSEIPAADYDVVVFENRFPSLGPALGPVPENAAWGTKGPAYGRCEVVSFTPEHTGSFSTLSETRSRTVIEAWAQRTEALSSLAGIKQVFPFENRGADIGVTLHHPHGQIYAYPYVTPRADVLGSAARRYYEKHDGRETLTGSLLKAERQDGSRMVMEGENFSAYVPFAARWPLEIHLVPHRHVPDLAALSGEEKDELAHVYLDLLKRLDALYPTPTPYISAWHQAPLEPELRASGYLHLQLTSPRRAADKLKYLAGSEAAMGAFINDTTPESVAERLRAAVPAPATAAAEAAPSQGVPA, from the coding sequence ATGACAGCGATCACCAGCACCAGACTCTCCGACGGCCGGGAGCTGATCTATTTCGATGACCCGGGCACCAATGCGGCACGGGCAACGGGGGCCACCGACCAGCGGGGCCTGCCGCCCCGGGGCGAGCCCGGTGAGGTCCGCTTCGATGCGCTCACCGACGAATGGGTGGCAGTGGCAGCGCACCGACAGGCCCGCACCCACCTTCCGCCTGCGGACCAGTGCCCCATCTGCCCCACAACACCCAACAACCCGTCCGAGATCCCCGCCGCCGACTATGACGTGGTGGTCTTCGAGAACCGATTCCCGTCCCTCGGCCCGGCACTTGGTCCGGTTCCGGAAAACGCTGCATGGGGAACCAAGGGCCCGGCCTACGGCCGCTGCGAGGTGGTGTCCTTCACGCCCGAGCACACGGGCTCCTTCAGCACCCTCAGCGAAACCCGCTCCCGGACGGTGATTGAGGCCTGGGCCCAGCGCACGGAAGCTCTCAGCTCACTGGCGGGCATCAAGCAGGTCTTTCCGTTCGAGAACCGCGGTGCGGATATTGGCGTCACCCTCCACCACCCGCACGGCCAGATCTACGCCTACCCCTACGTCACTCCCCGGGCAGACGTGCTGGGTTCGGCCGCACGGCGCTATTACGAGAAGCACGATGGCCGCGAAACCCTGACCGGCTCCCTCCTCAAGGCAGAACGGCAGGACGGCAGCCGGATGGTCATGGAAGGCGAGAACTTCAGCGCCTACGTCCCCTTCGCCGCCCGCTGGCCGCTTGAAATCCACCTGGTCCCCCATCGCCACGTTCCGGACCTGGCGGCCTTGAGCGGGGAGGAGAAGGACGAGCTAGCGCACGTCTACCTGGACCTGCTGAAGCGCCTGGATGCCCTGTACCCCACTCCCACCCCGTACATCTCTGCCTGGCACCAGGCACCGCTGGAGCCCGAACTCCGCGCCTCCGGCTACCTCCACCTTCAGCTGACCTCACCCCGGCGCGCTGCGGATAAGCTGAAATACCTTGCCGGATCCGAGGCAGCCATGGGTGCCTTCATCAACGACACCACCCCGGAAAGTGTGGCCGAGCGGCTGCGCGCAGCGGTTCCGGCACCTGCCACCGCGGCCGCCGAGGCCGCTCCGTCCCAAGGAGTTCCCGCTTGA
- a CDS encoding aldose 1-epimerase family protein, producing the protein MTQSSSQDAPISPHLRAFASGRQYELRRGDAVAVITELAAGLRSYSRGGVLLTETYGDDVIPPGGAGITLAPWANRVEDGVWVLDGKKQQLDITEVSRNNASHGLLRNVGYTLVDESPYSVSLEATVFPQHGYPFLVRHRVRYELAADLGLTVRQSLTNHSAAAAPFVLGAHPYLRLGDTPAEELVLTVQADTQLIADERLIPRSSAPVDGDTDFRAGRTIGGLSVDVALTGLGYEDGKARHVLAGPDGRSVSLWQDESCQYVHVFVSTVYPGRSRALAVEPMTGPANAFNSGDGLRWLEPGESFAMEWGIDYHAATGG; encoded by the coding sequence ATGACCCAGTCTTCGTCCCAGGACGCACCCATCAGTCCGCACCTGCGCGCCTTTGCCTCAGGTCGCCAGTACGAACTTCGCCGCGGCGACGCCGTGGCCGTCATTACCGAGCTCGCCGCCGGTCTCCGCTCTTACAGCCGGGGCGGCGTGCTCCTGACCGAAACCTACGGCGACGACGTCATCCCGCCCGGCGGCGCAGGAATCACCCTGGCGCCCTGGGCCAACAGGGTGGAGGACGGCGTCTGGGTCCTTGACGGCAAAAAGCAGCAGCTGGACATCACCGAGGTATCCCGGAACAACGCCAGCCACGGCCTGCTCAGGAATGTGGGTTACACCCTGGTGGACGAGTCGCCCTACTCCGTGTCCCTGGAAGCCACGGTCTTTCCGCAGCACGGGTACCCGTTCCTGGTGCGCCACCGCGTACGGTACGAGCTGGCCGCAGACCTGGGGCTCACGGTCCGCCAGAGCCTGACCAACCATTCTGCAGCAGCTGCACCGTTCGTCCTCGGCGCGCACCCCTACCTGCGGCTGGGAGACACCCCGGCCGAGGAGCTGGTACTGACCGTCCAGGCCGACACCCAGCTCATCGCCGATGAACGGCTGATACCCCGCAGTTCCGCGCCCGTCGACGGCGACACCGACTTCCGCGCCGGCCGCACCATAGGCGGCCTCAGCGTCGACGTCGCACTCACCGGCCTCGGGTATGAGGATGGAAAGGCCCGCCATGTGCTTGCCGGTCCGGACGGCCGCAGCGTAAGCCTCTGGCAGGACGAATCCTGCCAGTACGTCCACGTCTTCGTCAGCACGGTCTACCCCGGCCGGAGCCGCGCGCTCGCCGTAGAGCCGATGACCGGTCCGGCCAACGCCTTCAACTCCGGTGACGGCCTGCGCTGGCTCGAGCCGGGGGAGTCGTTCGCCATGGAGTGGGGAATCGACTACCACGCCGCCACGGGCGGTTAG
- a CDS encoding DUF4307 domain-containing protein — MTSPDQSAPSAPADTSLANRYGGQKRSLTPAVKRAIAGGALAVGIGFLAWVSTSNSLSSVTFKDVGYSTPDATVAEVDFQVTREPGTAVKCAVKALDSKYAVVGWKVVDIPADAPEGSEGTADGGRTVSQRVTVRTESPSVSGVVDSCWATDGSGQKV, encoded by the coding sequence GTGACTTCCCCGGACCAGTCGGCCCCATCCGCGCCCGCAGACACTAGCCTAGCCAATCGATATGGTGGCCAAAAGCGCAGCCTGACGCCCGCCGTCAAGCGCGCCATCGCGGGCGGGGCCCTCGCCGTCGGTATCGGTTTCCTGGCATGGGTCTCCACGTCGAACTCGTTGTCCTCGGTGACCTTCAAGGACGTGGGTTACAGCACGCCGGATGCAACTGTGGCCGAGGTGGACTTCCAGGTGACCCGCGAGCCCGGCACTGCCGTCAAGTGCGCCGTGAAGGCCCTCGATTCCAAGTATGCGGTGGTTGGCTGGAAGGTGGTGGACATTCCCGCCGATGCTCCCGAGGGGTCAGAGGGAACGGCCGACGGCGGCAGGACGGTTTCCCAGCGGGTCACGGTCCGCACGGAGTCGCCGTCCGTGTCCGGCGTTGTGGACAGCTGCTGGGCCACGGACGGATCCGGCCAGAAGGTGTGA
- the ilvA gene encoding threonine ammonia-lyase, producing MNILQTLPVTLDDVLEAQKLLDGIIARTPVESSRALGAQVGGEVYFKCENLQRAGSFKVRGAYVRMARLSPEEKKRGVVAASAGNHAQGVAVAAKSLGIKARIYMPLGVALPKLAATRSHGAEVILHGHNVDEALAEAQRYSNETGTVFVHPFDNVDVVAGQGTVGLEILEQIPTVDTVLMGVGGGGLLAGVAVAIKARAKELGRDIRIIGVQAENAAAYPPSLAADALVPLKKVSTMADGIAVGRPGQLPFSIIRELVDDVVTVSEDSLARALIFLLERAKMVVEPAGAVGVAALMDGKIENPGTTAVVLSGGNIDPMLMLKVIQRGLSAAGRYMTVRMMLDDRPGSLATIARIIAENDANVTGLDHTRVGGSISMGDVSITVNLETKGHQHGEQVLSALRAEGFQPIVVH from the coding sequence GTGAACATCCTGCAAACCCTTCCCGTCACGCTGGACGATGTCCTTGAGGCGCAGAAGCTGCTTGACGGGATTATTGCGCGCACTCCGGTGGAATCGTCCCGTGCGCTGGGCGCGCAGGTGGGCGGCGAGGTCTACTTCAAATGCGAGAACCTCCAGCGCGCAGGATCCTTCAAGGTCCGCGGCGCCTATGTCCGCATGGCCCGCCTGTCACCCGAAGAAAAGAAACGCGGTGTCGTGGCAGCGTCCGCAGGCAACCACGCACAGGGCGTTGCCGTGGCAGCGAAAAGCCTGGGAATAAAGGCCCGCATCTACATGCCCCTCGGTGTCGCGCTGCCGAAGCTCGCAGCCACCCGCAGCCACGGTGCCGAAGTGATCCTGCACGGCCACAACGTGGACGAGGCATTGGCCGAAGCCCAGCGGTACAGCAACGAAACGGGGACGGTCTTCGTCCACCCCTTCGACAACGTTGATGTGGTGGCAGGCCAGGGCACTGTTGGCCTGGAGATCCTCGAGCAGATCCCCACAGTGGACACCGTCCTGATGGGCGTTGGCGGCGGCGGTCTCCTGGCAGGGGTCGCCGTGGCCATCAAGGCCCGGGCCAAGGAACTCGGCCGGGACATCCGCATCATCGGAGTGCAGGCGGAAAACGCCGCGGCCTACCCTCCCTCCCTCGCAGCCGACGCCCTGGTGCCGCTGAAGAAGGTGTCCACCATGGCTGACGGCATCGCCGTGGGCCGGCCAGGGCAGCTGCCGTTCAGCATCATCCGCGAACTCGTGGACGACGTTGTGACGGTCAGTGAGGATTCGCTGGCCCGCGCGCTGATCTTCCTGCTGGAACGCGCAAAAATGGTGGTGGAGCCCGCCGGTGCCGTCGGCGTAGCAGCCCTCATGGACGGCAAGATCGAAAACCCCGGGACCACCGCCGTCGTACTGTCCGGCGGCAATATCGATCCCATGCTGATGCTCAAGGTGATCCAGCGCGGCCTTTCCGCAGCCGGACGCTACATGACGGTCCGCATGATGCTCGATGACCGTCCCGGCTCGCTGGCAACCATCGCCAGGATCATCGCCGAAAACGATGCCAACGTCACCGGCCTGGACCACACCCGCGTGGGTGGCTCAATCAGCATGGGCGACGTGTCCATCACCGTGAACCTGGAGACCAAGGGCCACCAGCACGGCGAGCAAGTCCTCAGCGCGCTGCGTGCCGAAGGATTCCAGCCCATCGTGGTGCACTAG
- the trhA gene encoding PAQR family membrane homeostasis protein TrhA produces the protein MAELLMIKPKWRGWIHTVAAPFALAAGIVLVVLAPTADRKITSAIYAATGVLLFGVSAVYHRGNWSPVVKRVLKRLDHTNIMLVIAGSYTPLAWTLLERQQAVLLLWIIWSGAILGVLFRLLWTDAPRWLYVPIYIALGCGALFYLPQFFQASLPAAVLICVGGALYIAGAVFYALKKPNFSYNHFGFHELFHAFTVFAFAAHFTAIAIAVLG, from the coding sequence CTGGCTGAGCTGCTGATGATCAAACCGAAGTGGCGCGGCTGGATCCACACCGTGGCGGCCCCGTTTGCCTTGGCCGCGGGTATCGTCCTGGTGGTCCTGGCGCCCACAGCCGACCGCAAAATCACCTCGGCCATCTATGCCGCCACCGGCGTGCTGCTGTTTGGCGTCAGCGCCGTGTACCACCGCGGCAACTGGTCACCGGTGGTGAAGCGGGTTTTAAAGCGGCTGGACCACACCAACATCATGTTGGTCATTGCCGGCAGCTACACGCCGCTGGCCTGGACCCTGCTGGAACGGCAGCAGGCCGTCCTCCTGCTCTGGATCATCTGGTCCGGCGCCATCCTGGGGGTGTTGTTTCGGCTCCTGTGGACTGATGCACCGCGCTGGCTGTACGTGCCCATTTACATTGCGCTGGGATGCGGCGCGCTGTTCTACTTGCCGCAGTTTTTCCAGGCGAGCCTTCCAGCAGCTGTCCTCATCTGCGTGGGCGGCGCGCTCTATATCGCCGGGGCCGTGTTCTACGCGCTGAAGAAGCCGAACTTCAGCTACAACCATTTCGGCTTCCACGAGCTCTTCCACGCGTTCACGGTCTTTGCGTTCGCCGCCCATTTCACGGCCATCGCCATAGCCGTCCTGGGCTGA
- the greA gene encoding transcription elongation factor GreA, with protein MSTTNSAAAAWLTQEAFDRLKAELDHLSGPGRADIVQKIEAARQEGDLKENGGYHAAKEEQGKIEARIRQLTVLLRDAHVGESPADDGIVEPGMIVVARIAGDEETFLLGSREIAGDSDLDVFSEKSPLGSAILGHKEGETLSYVAPNGKDITVEILSAKPYAA; from the coding sequence GTGTCTACCACCAACAGCGCAGCTGCAGCCTGGCTTACCCAGGAAGCTTTTGACCGCCTGAAGGCAGAGCTGGACCACCTTTCCGGCCCCGGCCGGGCGGATATCGTCCAGAAGATCGAAGCAGCCCGGCAGGAGGGCGACCTCAAGGAAAACGGCGGATACCACGCTGCCAAGGAAGAGCAGGGCAAGATCGAGGCCCGCATCCGCCAGCTGACCGTGTTGCTTCGGGACGCCCACGTGGGTGAATCTCCCGCCGATGACGGCATTGTGGAGCCCGGCATGATCGTGGTGGCCCGGATTGCCGGGGACGAAGAGACCTTCCTGCTCGGATCCCGTGAAATTGCCGGCGATTCTGACCTGGACGTCTTCAGCGAGAAGTCCCCCCTGGGCTCTGCCATCCTGGGCCACAAGGAAGGCGAGACGCTGAGCTACGTTGCGCCCAACGGCAAGGACATCACGGTGGAAATCCTGTCCGCGAAGCCTTACGCGGCCTAG
- the galK gene encoding galactokinase, with translation MSAAPHPTADSAAPGTQDLAARFTREFGAAPAGVWQAPGRVNLIGEHTDYNEGFVLPFAIDRTARVAVGIRQDSTVRLLSTYGDQGMVSTTLDALEPGSAKGWTKYPLGVMWALRERGIKVPGIDLLLDSNVPLGAGLSSSHAIECAVVTALNELTGAGLAAEDMVLATQRAENDFVGAPTGIMDQSASLRGAKGHAVFLDCRDQNATLVPFETEPAGLILLVIDTKVSHSHADGGYASRRASCELGAEVMGVKALRDVQVGDLEEASGLLDEVTFRRVRHVVTENDRVLQTVERLAAEGPAAIGTLLDASHASMRDDFEISCPELDLAVDTSRASGAIGARMTGGGFGGAAIALTPVASEEKVRAAVVSAFAEAGYAAPDIFTVSPAAGAMRIA, from the coding sequence TTGAGCGCCGCACCCCACCCCACCGCCGATTCAGCCGCCCCGGGCACACAGGACCTGGCTGCCCGCTTTACCCGCGAGTTCGGCGCCGCCCCCGCAGGCGTCTGGCAGGCACCCGGCAGGGTCAACCTGATCGGTGAGCACACTGACTACAACGAGGGCTTCGTGCTGCCGTTCGCCATCGACCGGACTGCCCGGGTAGCGGTGGGCATCCGCCAGGATTCCACCGTGAGGCTGCTGTCAACGTACGGCGACCAGGGCATGGTTTCCACCACGCTCGACGCCCTGGAGCCGGGCTCCGCCAAGGGCTGGACCAAGTATCCCCTCGGCGTGATGTGGGCCCTCCGCGAGCGCGGCATTAAGGTTCCCGGAATCGACCTGCTGCTGGACTCGAATGTTCCGCTCGGAGCAGGCCTGTCCTCGTCGCACGCGATCGAGTGCGCGGTGGTCACCGCCCTCAACGAGCTCACCGGCGCAGGCCTGGCAGCGGAGGACATGGTCCTGGCCACGCAGCGCGCCGAGAACGACTTCGTAGGGGCTCCCACCGGCATCATGGACCAGTCCGCCTCCCTTCGCGGCGCCAAGGGCCACGCGGTCTTCCTGGATTGCCGTGACCAGAACGCCACCCTGGTGCCGTTCGAAACGGAACCCGCGGGGCTGATCCTGCTGGTCATCGACACCAAGGTCTCGCACTCGCACGCCGACGGCGGGTACGCCTCGCGCCGCGCATCCTGCGAACTCGGCGCCGAGGTCATGGGCGTCAAGGCGCTGCGCGACGTCCAGGTGGGTGACCTTGAGGAAGCCAGCGGGCTGCTGGACGAAGTAACGTTCCGCCGCGTGCGCCACGTCGTCACGGAGAACGACCGCGTGCTCCAGACGGTCGAACGCCTGGCCGCCGAAGGGCCCGCCGCTATCGGCACCCTGCTGGATGCCAGCCACGCATCCATGCGGGACGACTTTGAAATCTCCTGTCCGGAGCTTGACCTGGCCGTGGACACCTCGCGCGCCAGCGGGGCCATCGGGGCGCGGATGACCGGCGGCGGTTTCGGGGGTGCGGCGATCGCCCTGACCCCCGTCGCTTCCGAAGAGAAGGTGCGTGCCGCCGTCGTCAGCGCTTTCGCTGAGGCTGGCTATGCTGCACCCGACATCTTCACTGTCTCCCCCGCGGCCGGCGCCATGCGGATTGCCTAG
- the mca gene encoding mycothiol conjugate amidase Mca — protein MTASSTSPAPLRLLAVHAHPDDESSKGAATMAMYAAAGVEVMVATCTDGSRGDIQNPAVEGEPHPKRDMAGARRLEMDRAAKILGIRQRWLGFVDSGLPEGDPLPPLPAGSFATLPLHHAAAPLVRLVRSFKPHVILSYDENGGYPHPDHIMAHKVAVEAFDAAGDANKYPEAGEPWEPGKLYYDRAFSPERFRALHFALEEAGLQSPYAERLAAWLESDAEGHTPPPATHATTTQVDCGDFFEVRDDALRAHRTQVDPLGFFFAVSADMQRRTWPWEDYSLIKSRVSSELPETDLFAGLR, from the coding sequence ATGACAGCGTCCAGCACCTCCCCGGCACCGCTTCGGCTGCTCGCAGTGCATGCCCACCCGGATGACGAATCCAGCAAGGGTGCTGCCACGATGGCCATGTACGCTGCCGCCGGCGTAGAGGTCATGGTGGCCACCTGCACCGACGGATCGCGCGGGGACATCCAGAACCCCGCCGTGGAAGGCGAGCCGCATCCCAAGCGGGACATGGCAGGCGCCCGGCGACTGGAGATGGACCGGGCAGCAAAAATCCTTGGCATCCGGCAGCGCTGGCTTGGTTTCGTGGACTCGGGGCTGCCCGAAGGCGACCCCCTTCCGCCCCTTCCTGCTGGTTCCTTCGCCACGCTGCCGCTGCACCATGCCGCGGCGCCCCTGGTGCGGCTGGTCCGGTCCTTTAAACCGCACGTCATCCTCTCCTATGACGAGAACGGTGGCTACCCCCACCCGGACCACATCATGGCGCACAAAGTGGCAGTGGAAGCGTTCGATGCCGCAGGGGACGCCAATAAGTACCCCGAAGCGGGGGAGCCCTGGGAACCCGGCAAGCTGTACTACGACCGTGCCTTCAGCCCGGAACGCTTCCGCGCGCTGCATTTCGCGCTCGAGGAAGCCGGGCTGCAGTCGCCGTATGCGGAACGCCTCGCAGCGTGGCTGGAGTCCGACGCCGAGGGGCACACGCCGCCGCCCGCGACACATGCCACCACCACCCAGGTGGATTGCGGAGACTTTTTCGAGGTGCGCGACGACGCCCTCCGGGCCCACCGCACGCAGGTGGACCCCCTGGGGTTCTTCTTCGCCGTGTCAGCGGACATGCAGCGGCGAACCTGGCCATGGGAGGACTACTCCCTGATCAAGTCCCGGGTCTCCTCCGAGCTGCCCGAGACGGACCTGTTTGCCGGGCTAAGATAG